One segment of Megachile rotundata isolate GNS110a chromosome 6, iyMegRotu1, whole genome shotgun sequence DNA contains the following:
- the LOC100880941 gene encoding uncharacterized protein LOC100880941 isoform X2, with the protein MQALDLRVGGNNYKFCSNCNSNKMDYRQKMIIPSQQNAKNDDEDDEDLEALRLAALQSLRTKDAVHNKKQSLPQVQKIDVTQSFHPLYKGQRPLRRGYFHNRMQQRQNGNLYYQSPRNPNLIAIVPMEEHVVLQQADITCPVEKTDTSVDSYSTEVSKFHRFKDNGSGSDEEDNKEQKNINIKEEPIENDGIKSETPFAMTENQVEIAESQKKIEEDQDVVNDDDDDILLMADLEEEDSLERLMDEMEREMNVDKPSEKREKKSNKKDGKESIKKDDVGRNSSQKNRTEDSNIRKESYASASTVSVLKSERRSISPHIGNRIPQKRRSLSPRSRSRKKSPRRSPRRSPARQLKKSQREISRYRSPRKSPVRYSPRSRSPKLSSRSRSPRLSPRRSPNKSPIRRSPIKKLSPRGRSPRLSPHSRSPRPIRSPKASLAKSPRLTRSRSPKFSPLRLSPQSRSPLRTRSPKLSPKRASPLRRLSPKSKSPGLSPRRGSLQLPSPKISPRRISPRTRSPRLSPRRSPWSSPRNSPRLSPRRKRSPRWSPKESCRKHGPRSVTPDGTNSPSYTKESSPLPKSRISPEVTRIKSKQKEDNFEKVTLAEKETTDVISDPILEARRRKFECTRPIDPINANKKIKLSKKENTSKKVEFLEGADFQSSNARKVAEDYEVQETDLCLDDQYEFEEFEESMENTSPVTITSSVNSSVDVESQKSEKEKSSKKKKKRDKELYQVGKLKNELPLSERIGKDKKCKKRKDVVSDGPSDDMDAIFEDIAIEEESDLRTELSRRRAERLNRTVPIQSARLVQSAFKGVVNEVVKNNAKANQRHLVKTDDKTANQKEVRRVTVLHRPISDLHDSEDESTLDSKMPVRFRLGLNKQVHDTRESKVSRKASKRQGRKE; encoded by the exons ATGCAAGCGTTGGACCTTCGTGTTGGTGGTAATAACTACAAGTTTTGCTCCAATTGTAACTCGAATAAAATGGATTATCGTCAAAAA ATGATTATACCTTCACAGCAAAATGCAAAAAATGATGACGAAGATGACGAAGACTTGGAAGCGCTTAGATTAGCAGCTCTTCAATCATTGAGAACAAAAGATGCTGTACATAATAAAAAACAGTCCTTACCACAAGTACAGAAGATTGATGTAACACAATCATTTCATCCTTTGTATAAAGGTCAGCGACCTTTAAGGAGAGGGTATTTTCATAACCGAATGCAACAGCGACAAAATGGA aatttatattaTCAGAGTCCACGTAATCCAAATTTAATAGCAATAGTTCCTATGGAAGAACATGTGGTACTTCAACAAGCTGATATAACTTGTCCAGTAGAAAAGACAGATACAAGTGTTGACTCTTACTCCACag aagTATCGAAATTTCACCGTTTCAAAGATAATGGAAGCGGTTCGGACGAAGAAGATAATAAAGagcaaaaaaatataaacataaaagaAGAACCAATTGAAAATGACGGTATTAAAAGTGAAACACCATTCGCGATGACTGAAAATCAAGTAGAAATTGCAGAGAGTcagaaaaaaattgaagaagatcAAGACGTCGTTAACGATGACGACGATGATATTCTTTTGATGGCTGATCTCGAAGAGGAGGACAGTTTAGAACGTTTGATGGATGAAATGGAAAGGGAGATGAACGTTGATAAACCGTccgaaaaaagagaaaagaaaagcaACAAGAAAGATGGTAAAGAATCGATAAAAAAGGATGACGTAGGGAGAAATTCGAGTCAAAAGAATAGAACAGAAGATAGTAATATTCGAAAGGAGAGTTATGCTTCAGCTTCAACAGTATCAGTTTTGAAGAGTGAAAGGCGGTCTATATCGCCTCATATAGGTAATCGAATTCCACAGAAACGTAGGTCGTTGTCGCCCAGATCACGATCAAGGAAAAAATCACCTAGAAGATCCCCTAGAAGATCACCAGCTAGACAGTTAAAAAAGTCACAACGAGAAATATCGAGATACAGATCACCTCGAAAGTCACCGGTACGATATTCCCCACGTTCACGATCACCTAAACTTTCCTCGCGATCGAGATCACCACGATTATCTCCACGTCGATCTCCAAATAAATCCCCGATAAGAAGATCAccgattaaaaaattgtcgCCAAGAGGAAGATCTCCAAGACTCTCACCGCATTCCAGATCTCCAAGACCAATACGTTCACCTAAAGCATCGTTAGCTAAGTCCCCGAGACTGACGCGATCACGTTCTCCAAAATTTTCACCGCTCAGGTTATCCCCTCAATCGAGATCACCTTTAAGGACAAGATCTCCTAAATTATCTCCAAAACGGGCGTCGCCTCTTCGTAGGTTATCGCCTAAATCGAAATCACCTGGACTATCCCCTCGAAGGGGATCATTGCAGTTACCGTCGCCGAAAATATCGCCTCGAAGAATTTCACCGAGAACAAGGTCACCGAGATTATCACCACGCAGATCGCCGTGGTCATCGCCCAGAAATTCGCCTCGTCTTTCTCCTAGACGGAAAAGATCTCCAAGGTGGTCGCCCAAAGAATCGTGTCGAAAACATGGACCACGATCAGTTACTCCGGACGGAACGAACAGTCCATCATACACAAAAGAATCTTCGCCACTACCTAAAAGCAGAATATCTCCAGAAGTAACTCGTATCAAATCGAAACAGAAGGAAGATAATTTTGAGAAAGTCACATTGGCAGAAAAAGAAACTACAGACGTGATTAGTGATCCTATACTGGAAGCTAGACGAAGAAAGTTTGAATGTACGAGGCCTATAGATCCtataaatgcaaataaaaaaattaaattaagtaaaaagGAGAATACAAGTAAAAAGGTGGAGTTTCTAGAAGGGGCGGATTTTCAGTCGAGTAATGCTAGAAAAGTTGCGGAGGATTACGAGGTACAAGAAACTGATTTGTGTTTAGACGATCAgtatgaatttgaagaatttgaagaaagtATGGAAAATACTTCACCCGTTACTATTACGAGTTCAGTTAATTCGAGTGTAGATGTGGAATCGCAGAAATCAGAGAaagaaaaatcttcaaaaaagaagaagaaacgtgACAAAGAACTTTATCAAGTAGGAAAATTAAAGAACGAACTTCCTCTTTCTGAACGAATTGGAAAAgataaaaagtgtaaaaaaaGGAAGGACGTTGTCTCGGATGGACCTAGCGACGATATGGATGCTATTTTCGAAGATATAGCAATAGAAGAAGAAAGTGATTTGCGAACTGAATTGAGTAGAAGAAGAGCAGAAAGACTAAATAGAACAGTGCCAATTCAGTCTGCAAGATTAGTGCAGTCTGCTTTTAAAGGAGTTGTCAATGA agtTGTCAAAAATAATGCAAAAGCAAATCAGAGACACTTAGTTAAAACAGACGATAAAA caGCTAATCAAAAAGAAGTCAGAAGGGTTACCGTTCTTCACCGGCCAATATCTGACTTACACGATTCCGAAG ATGAAAGTACTCTGGATTCAAAGATGCCTGTGCGATTTAGACTGGGTTTGAATAAACAAGTGCATGATACCAGGGAGTCGAAAGTTTCCCGAAAAGCATCTAAGAGACAGGGTCGCAAG
- the LOC100880941 gene encoding uncharacterized protein LOC100880941 isoform X1, translating into MQALDLRVGGNNYKFCSNCNSNKMDYRQKMIIPSQQNAKNDDEDDEDLEALRLAALQSLRTKDAVHNKKQSLPQVQKIDVTQSFHPLYKGQRPLRRGYFHNRMQQRQNGNLYYQSPRNPNLIAIVPMEEHVVLQQADITCPVEKTDTSVDSYSTEVSKFHRFKDNGSGSDEEDNKEQKNINIKEEPIENDGIKSETPFAMTENQVEIAESQKKIEEDQDVVNDDDDDILLMADLEEEDSLERLMDEMEREMNVDKPSEKREKKSNKKDGKESIKKDDVGRNSSQKNRTEDSNIRKESYASASTVSVLKSERRSISPHIGNRIPQKRRSLSPRSRSRKKSPRRSPRRSPARQLKKSQREISRYRSPRKSPVRYSPRSRSPKLSSRSRSPRLSPRRSPNKSPIRRSPIKKLSPRGRSPRLSPHSRSPRPIRSPKASLAKSPRLTRSRSPKFSPLRLSPQSRSPLRTRSPKLSPKRASPLRRLSPKSKSPGLSPRRGSLQLPSPKISPRRISPRTRSPRLSPRRSPWSSPRNSPRLSPRRKRSPRWSPKESCRKHGPRSVTPDGTNSPSYTKESSPLPKSRISPEVTRIKSKQKEDNFEKVTLAEKETTDVISDPILEARRRKFECTRPIDPINANKKIKLSKKENTSKKVEFLEGADFQSSNARKVAEDYEVQETDLCLDDQYEFEEFEESMENTSPVTITSSVNSSVDVESQKSEKEKSSKKKKKRDKELYQVGKLKNELPLSERIGKDKKCKKRKDVVSDGPSDDMDAIFEDIAIEEESDLRTELSRRRAERLNRTVPIQSARLVQSAFKGVVNEVVKNNAKANQRHLVKTDDKTNQKEVRRVTVLHRPISDLHDSEDESTLDSKMPVRFRLGLNKQVHDTRESKVSRKASKRQGRKVKHKVNLTLINSEHIL; encoded by the exons ATGCAAGCGTTGGACCTTCGTGTTGGTGGTAATAACTACAAGTTTTGCTCCAATTGTAACTCGAATAAAATGGATTATCGTCAAAAA ATGATTATACCTTCACAGCAAAATGCAAAAAATGATGACGAAGATGACGAAGACTTGGAAGCGCTTAGATTAGCAGCTCTTCAATCATTGAGAACAAAAGATGCTGTACATAATAAAAAACAGTCCTTACCACAAGTACAGAAGATTGATGTAACACAATCATTTCATCCTTTGTATAAAGGTCAGCGACCTTTAAGGAGAGGGTATTTTCATAACCGAATGCAACAGCGACAAAATGGA aatttatattaTCAGAGTCCACGTAATCCAAATTTAATAGCAATAGTTCCTATGGAAGAACATGTGGTACTTCAACAAGCTGATATAACTTGTCCAGTAGAAAAGACAGATACAAGTGTTGACTCTTACTCCACag aagTATCGAAATTTCACCGTTTCAAAGATAATGGAAGCGGTTCGGACGAAGAAGATAATAAAGagcaaaaaaatataaacataaaagaAGAACCAATTGAAAATGACGGTATTAAAAGTGAAACACCATTCGCGATGACTGAAAATCAAGTAGAAATTGCAGAGAGTcagaaaaaaattgaagaagatcAAGACGTCGTTAACGATGACGACGATGATATTCTTTTGATGGCTGATCTCGAAGAGGAGGACAGTTTAGAACGTTTGATGGATGAAATGGAAAGGGAGATGAACGTTGATAAACCGTccgaaaaaagagaaaagaaaagcaACAAGAAAGATGGTAAAGAATCGATAAAAAAGGATGACGTAGGGAGAAATTCGAGTCAAAAGAATAGAACAGAAGATAGTAATATTCGAAAGGAGAGTTATGCTTCAGCTTCAACAGTATCAGTTTTGAAGAGTGAAAGGCGGTCTATATCGCCTCATATAGGTAATCGAATTCCACAGAAACGTAGGTCGTTGTCGCCCAGATCACGATCAAGGAAAAAATCACCTAGAAGATCCCCTAGAAGATCACCAGCTAGACAGTTAAAAAAGTCACAACGAGAAATATCGAGATACAGATCACCTCGAAAGTCACCGGTACGATATTCCCCACGTTCACGATCACCTAAACTTTCCTCGCGATCGAGATCACCACGATTATCTCCACGTCGATCTCCAAATAAATCCCCGATAAGAAGATCAccgattaaaaaattgtcgCCAAGAGGAAGATCTCCAAGACTCTCACCGCATTCCAGATCTCCAAGACCAATACGTTCACCTAAAGCATCGTTAGCTAAGTCCCCGAGACTGACGCGATCACGTTCTCCAAAATTTTCACCGCTCAGGTTATCCCCTCAATCGAGATCACCTTTAAGGACAAGATCTCCTAAATTATCTCCAAAACGGGCGTCGCCTCTTCGTAGGTTATCGCCTAAATCGAAATCACCTGGACTATCCCCTCGAAGGGGATCATTGCAGTTACCGTCGCCGAAAATATCGCCTCGAAGAATTTCACCGAGAACAAGGTCACCGAGATTATCACCACGCAGATCGCCGTGGTCATCGCCCAGAAATTCGCCTCGTCTTTCTCCTAGACGGAAAAGATCTCCAAGGTGGTCGCCCAAAGAATCGTGTCGAAAACATGGACCACGATCAGTTACTCCGGACGGAACGAACAGTCCATCATACACAAAAGAATCTTCGCCACTACCTAAAAGCAGAATATCTCCAGAAGTAACTCGTATCAAATCGAAACAGAAGGAAGATAATTTTGAGAAAGTCACATTGGCAGAAAAAGAAACTACAGACGTGATTAGTGATCCTATACTGGAAGCTAGACGAAGAAAGTTTGAATGTACGAGGCCTATAGATCCtataaatgcaaataaaaaaattaaattaagtaaaaagGAGAATACAAGTAAAAAGGTGGAGTTTCTAGAAGGGGCGGATTTTCAGTCGAGTAATGCTAGAAAAGTTGCGGAGGATTACGAGGTACAAGAAACTGATTTGTGTTTAGACGATCAgtatgaatttgaagaatttgaagaaagtATGGAAAATACTTCACCCGTTACTATTACGAGTTCAGTTAATTCGAGTGTAGATGTGGAATCGCAGAAATCAGAGAaagaaaaatcttcaaaaaagaagaagaaacgtgACAAAGAACTTTATCAAGTAGGAAAATTAAAGAACGAACTTCCTCTTTCTGAACGAATTGGAAAAgataaaaagtgtaaaaaaaGGAAGGACGTTGTCTCGGATGGACCTAGCGACGATATGGATGCTATTTTCGAAGATATAGCAATAGAAGAAGAAAGTGATTTGCGAACTGAATTGAGTAGAAGAAGAGCAGAAAGACTAAATAGAACAGTGCCAATTCAGTCTGCAAGATTAGTGCAGTCTGCTTTTAAAGGAGTTGTCAATGA agtTGTCAAAAATAATGCAAAAGCAAATCAGAGACACTTAGTTAAAACAGACGATAAAA CTAATCAAAAAGAAGTCAGAAGGGTTACCGTTCTTCACCGGCCAATATCTGACTTACACGATTCCGAAG ATGAAAGTACTCTGGATTCAAAGATGCCTGTGCGATTTAGACTGGGTTTGAATAAACAAGTGCATGATACCAGGGAGTCGAAAGTTTCCCGAAAAGCATCTAAGAGACAGGGTCGCAAGGTAAAACACAAAGTCAATTTGACTCTAATAAATAGTGAACATATTTTATAG